One genomic region from Balaenoptera musculus isolate JJ_BM4_2016_0621 chromosome X, mBalMus1.pri.v3, whole genome shotgun sequence encodes:
- the SLC25A53 gene encoding solute carrier family 25 member 53, with protein MREQNHSPGKELQHWTRTESPGKRSWHSQAYALGAVSNFMSTFLTFPIYKVVFRQQIHAVAVSEAVRQLWHEGPQYFYRGIYPPLLSKTLQGTLLFGTYDSLLYCLSPVGPHSLGHRWAAGLMSGVVEAVALSPFERVQNVLQDGRKQARFPSTFSILKEFHSYGLWGRLSLGYYRGFWPVLLRNSLGSALYFSFKDPIQDSLAEQGLPHWVPALVSGSVNGTITCLVLYPLIVLVANMQSHIGWQSMPSLWASAQDVWDTRGRKVFLIYRGGSLVILRSSVTWGVTTAIHDFLQRRYRSRKELKD; from the coding sequence ATGCGGGAACAGAACCACTCTCCTGGGAAGGAGCTTCAGCACTGGACACGAACAGAGTCTCCAGGAAAGAGAAGCTGGCACTCCCAGGCCTACGCCCTTGGGGCCGTTTCCAACTTTATGTCTACTTTTCTGACCTTTCCTATCTATAAGGTTGTGTTCCGGCAACAGATCCATGCTGTGGCGGTGTCAGAGGCTGTGCGGCAGCTTTGGCATGAAGGCCCTCAATACTTCTACCGGGGAATCTACCCGCCTCTTCTCTCCAAGACGTTGCAAGGGACTCTGCTGTTTGGGACTTATGATAGCCTGCTGTATTGTCTCTCCCCTGTTGGGCCACACTCCCTGGGACACCGCTGGGCTGCAGGGCTCATGTCTGGTGTAGTGGAGGCTGTGGCACTCAGCCCCTTTGAAAGGGTGCAAAATGTGCTCCAGGATGGTCGCAAGCAAGCTCGCTTTCCCAGCACCTTCAGCATTCTCAAGGAATTCCACTCTTATGGGCTTTGGGGGCGGCTGTCGCTGGGTTACTATCGCGGTTTCTGGCCTGTCCTTCTCAGGAACAGCCTGGGGAGTGCTCTGTATTTCTCCTTCAAGGATCCCATTCAGGATAGCTTGGCAGAGCAAGGCCTGCCCCATTGGGTTCCTGCCTTGGTGTCTGGGAGTGTCAATGGAACAATCACCTGCCTAGTTCTGTATCCTCTGATTGTGCTAGTTGCCAATATGCAGTCCCATATTGGCTGGCAGAGCATGCCAAGCCTGTGGGCCTCTGCCCAGGATGTGTGGGACACTCGGGGCCGAAAGGTGTTCCTGATCTACCGTGGAGGTTCCCTGGTCATCCTAAGGTCCAGCGTGACATGGGGGGTCACTACTGCTATCCATGACTTCCTCCAGAGGAGGTATCGTTCCAGGAAAGAGCTGAAAGACTGA